A region of Nostoc sp. 'Peltigera membranacea cyanobiont' N6 DNA encodes the following proteins:
- a CDS encoding cysteine hydrolase family protein, producing the protein MNQPFRTLGVSPNAWTVNDAIADITRPQKTSQPVILSTDTKTLRLDLAKAAILVIDMQNDFCHPDGWLAHIGVDVTPARQPIEPLNNLLPELREAGVPVIWVNWGNRPDLLNISASSRHVYNPTGAGVGLGDPLPSNGARVLMAGSWAAAVVDELEQISEDICVEKYRMSGFWDTPLDSILRNLGKTTLFFAGVNADQCVLTTLCDANFLGYDCVLVKDCTATTSPEYCWLATLYNVKQCFGFVTDSQGILTALQKSEE; encoded by the coding sequence ATGAATCAACCTTTTCGGACATTGGGAGTCTCACCAAATGCGTGGACAGTGAATGATGCGATCGCAGATATAACTCGTCCTCAAAAGACCTCACAACCCGTTATTTTATCAACAGATACTAAAACTCTGCGCCTAGACTTGGCAAAAGCTGCCATCCTCGTCATTGATATGCAAAACGACTTCTGTCACCCTGATGGCTGGTTAGCGCATATTGGCGTGGATGTAACTCCGGCGCGTCAGCCTATTGAACCTTTAAATAACTTACTTCCAGAACTCCGTGAGGCGGGTGTGCCAGTAATTTGGGTAAATTGGGGGAATCGTCCCGACTTGCTCAATATTAGTGCTAGTTCGCGTCATGTCTATAACCCTACAGGGGCAGGTGTAGGATTAGGCGATCCACTGCCAAGCAATGGTGCTAGAGTACTGATGGCAGGTAGTTGGGCCGCAGCAGTAGTAGACGAACTAGAACAGATTTCTGAAGATATTTGTGTAGAAAAATACCGGATGAGTGGGTTCTGGGATACACCATTAGATAGTATCTTGCGGAATCTGGGAAAAACAACATTATTTTTTGCTGGTGTTAATGCCGATCAGTGTGTGCTAACCACGTTATGTGATGCCAACTTCTTAGGATATGACTGCGTGTTAGTTAAGGATTGTACCGCTACTACTTCTCCTGAATATTGTTGGCTAGCGACGTTGTATAATGTCAAACAATGCTTCGGTTTTGTCACTGACTCCCAAGGAATTTTAACAGCGCTGCAAAAGAGTGAGGAGTAA
- a CDS encoding cupin domain-containing protein, with amino-acid sequence MYASRCVIPVIKSPKDYQVYRISPNDSNRLAIIFDSINANTSLTCCIEIFDVGGQTPPNRHQWAVEMFFVLKGEAIAMCDGKSATIKTGDSLLVPPTGTHLIKNTGSTRLYTLTVMVPNEDFSELIRSGIPSELDAEDMAVLGRLNALMPC; translated from the coding sequence ATGTACGCTAGTCGTTGTGTAATTCCGGTTATCAAATCTCCCAAAGATTACCAAGTATATCGCATCAGTCCCAACGACTCTAATCGATTAGCTATTATCTTTGATTCGATAAATGCTAATACTTCCTTGACTTGCTGCATAGAAATTTTTGATGTTGGAGGACAAACGCCGCCAAATCGCCATCAGTGGGCGGTGGAAATGTTTTTTGTCCTCAAAGGGGAAGCGATCGCTATGTGTGACGGCAAGAGTGCCACGATCAAAACTGGAGATAGTTTATTAGTGCCTCCCACCGGGACTCATTTGATTAAAAATACTGGTTCGACTCGCTTGTATACGCTAACTGTTATGGTTCCCAATGAAGATTTTTCGGAATTGATTCGCAGTGGTATTCCGTCGGAGTTAGATGCAGAAGATATGGCAGTACTGGGGAGACTAAATGCTTTAATGCCTTGCTAA
- a CDS encoding YcaO-like family protein, giving the protein MVGERNKRMWQNLNAPKLNLNGTFRAEEPNSTWEKLQELLTVFGITRVADITGLDCIGIPVAQAIRPNGKAFSGSQGKGISLLLATISAAMESVESYHAENLPEPEMVASYKEVCRHHQAIDPSVLEPGKRSQSYHPDLPLDWICGTDLFTGEPVYVPQAYLDLDTTTEKRDTHLFGTSSNGLASGNHLLEAIAHGLFEVIEREAEWRWWRFPLEERINCLVDSQTIQSPLLQSLLHQVKLAGATAVITDLTSTIGIPTYKCLISDSENWHGRPTAAGWGCHSSKEIALARAITEAAQSRVTVIAGSRDDIHPDSYALGRIRLPGSPAMKSSSKRPIATLIDFETQPELAFTPTFAEEIQQILDCLSDRGFKQAVFVNHTRPEYGIPVVHVIVPGMHLPSSL; this is encoded by the coding sequence ATGGTTGGAGAACGAAACAAGCGAATGTGGCAAAATCTGAATGCTCCTAAGCTGAATCTTAATGGCACGTTTCGGGCTGAAGAACCCAATTCTACTTGGGAGAAGCTACAAGAACTTCTGACTGTTTTTGGCATCACGCGGGTTGCAGACATTACTGGTCTTGACTGCATTGGTATTCCTGTCGCTCAAGCGATTCGTCCTAACGGAAAAGCCTTTTCTGGTTCTCAAGGCAAGGGAATTTCCCTTCTGCTGGCAACGATCTCGGCGGCAATGGAATCTGTGGAGTCTTATCATGCAGAAAACCTCCCAGAACCAGAGATGGTTGCCTCCTATAAAGAAGTCTGCCGACATCACCAGGCAATCGATCCTAGCGTTTTAGAGCCAGGTAAGCGATCGCAGTCTTATCATCCCGATCTGCCGTTAGATTGGATTTGTGGAACCGATCTATTTACGGGCGAACCTGTTTATGTACCGCAGGCATATCTTGATTTAGACACCACAACTGAAAAACGCGATACTCATCTGTTCGGCACTTCTAGCAATGGACTAGCATCAGGAAACCATTTACTAGAAGCGATCGCTCATGGATTATTTGAAGTCATTGAGCGCGAAGCTGAGTGGCGTTGGTGGCGTTTTCCTCTGGAGGAACGGATTAACTGCTTGGTTGATAGTCAAACCATCCAGTCTCCTCTGCTGCAATCTTTACTCCATCAAGTTAAACTTGCCGGGGCGACAGCCGTAATTACTGACTTAACCTCGACTATCGGGATACCTACCTATAAATGCTTGATTAGTGACAGCGAAAACTGGCATGGACGACCCACAGCAGCAGGCTGGGGATGCCACAGTTCCAAAGAAATAGCCTTAGCACGGGCAATCACTGAAGCGGCTCAGTCACGAGTAACGGTTATTGCGGGTAGTCGAGATGACATTCATCCAGATAGTTATGCCCTGGGACGCATCAGGCTGCCAGGTAGCCCAGCGATGAAGTCTAGCAGCAAAAGACCGATCGCCACCCTGATTGATTTTGAAACTCAGCCTGAACTGGCCTTTACCCCAACCTTTGCAGAAGAAATTCAACAAATTCTCGATTGTCTGAGCGATCGGGGATTTAAGCAAGCTGTTTTCGTCAATCATACGCGACCGGAGTATGGCATTCCAGTAGTGCATGTCATTGTACCGGGTATGCATCTCCCTTCGTCTTTGTAA
- a CDS encoding TfuA-like protein: MHSNSLEPSQILVFLGPTLSVTQASQILPARYLAPVRCGDILACLRLQPRVIAIIDGFFDQSASVWHKEILWALEAGVRLFGASSMGALRATELEAFGMEGFGAIFAAYRDGRYIGDDEVAILHSNPESQFQPLTDALVNIRATVNLAVDKNIIDVAIANLIINCAKRQFFTQRHLRQAVADAEVRGGDRQVLAQFWDFVQNGGYVDQKQLDAVGLLKHLAAMVGESDRTAANNQVKFQLNKSIFIEELQARVAIRPLRTTYSWLPLSEKVSQEARFLGRVYIQLRNLAGLLRWCDAVAQQKNLQPSEADLADVYNSQILGLSSLNELELEPALLERLGRIQALLKLHSGHDAFAKQVEQLHEFILTIVDKDISFAKEENSAEQITVSTLASCERRLYRQVAILWALAEQTNSQSEASLRISITQKITQHFFQQRGVTNEAEFPAWLSSNSFTEAEFSQMMEAIARLEGFVNVPRWWGRGMSNYFSVSECFLPDALRLSGFYPILSKIVQSAEGTQSDPGEAELRNCRQMNAFPQECNITQVAFWLDFSEPEEFVKKLQTRL, from the coding sequence ATGCACTCAAATTCTTTGGAACCTAGTCAAATTCTCGTCTTTCTTGGCCCTACCCTATCCGTTACCCAAGCCAGTCAAATTTTACCGGCCCGTTACCTTGCTCCTGTGCGTTGTGGCGATATTCTTGCTTGTCTGCGGTTACAGCCGCGTGTAATTGCCATTATTGACGGTTTTTTTGACCAAAGCGCTTCAGTTTGGCATAAGGAGATTCTCTGGGCATTAGAAGCAGGCGTGCGACTATTTGGGGCCAGTAGCATGGGCGCACTCCGAGCCACCGAACTGGAAGCCTTTGGTATGGAGGGATTTGGAGCTATTTTTGCAGCCTACCGAGATGGACGGTACATCGGGGATGATGAAGTGGCGATTTTACATAGCAACCCTGAATCCCAGTTCCAACCCTTGACTGATGCCTTAGTAAACATCCGCGCCACAGTTAACTTGGCGGTAGACAAAAACATTATTGATGTGGCGATCGCTAATTTAATTATCAATTGTGCCAAACGGCAGTTCTTCACTCAACGACATTTGAGGCAAGCAGTGGCTGATGCTGAGGTGCGGGGGGGCGATCGCCAGGTTTTAGCCCAGTTTTGGGATTTTGTGCAAAATGGCGGCTATGTGGATCAAAAACAGTTAGATGCCGTTGGACTGCTAAAACATCTGGCGGCTATGGTTGGAGAAAGCGATCGCACTGCTGCCAATAACCAAGTAAAATTTCAACTCAACAAGTCCATTTTTATCGAGGAACTTCAAGCCAGAGTTGCTATTCGTCCATTACGGACAACATATTCCTGGCTGCCTCTGTCCGAAAAAGTATCCCAGGAAGCCAGATTTTTAGGTAGGGTTTATATTCAATTGCGTAATCTTGCTGGGCTACTGCGTTGGTGTGATGCTGTAGCCCAACAAAAGAACCTGCAACCGTCGGAAGCTGATTTAGCTGACGTTTACAATTCTCAAATATTGGGGTTGAGTTCTCTTAATGAACTAGAGTTAGAGCCAGCCCTGCTTGAACGTTTAGGTCGGATTCAGGCTTTGCTCAAACTTCATAGCGGACATGATGCCTTTGCCAAACAGGTAGAGCAACTGCATGAATTCATCCTGACGATTGTTGATAAAGATATCTCCTTTGCGAAGGAAGAGAATAGTGCCGAACAAATAACAGTTAGCACATTAGCGAGTTGTGAACGGAGGTTATACCGTCAGGTTGCTATCCTCTGGGCTTTAGCCGAACAGACAAACAGCCAATCTGAAGCGAGTTTGAGAATTAGTATTACTCAAAAAATTACGCAACATTTTTTCCAACAAAGGGGAGTTACTAACGAGGCTGAATTTCCAGCTTGGCTATCAAGCAACTCCTTCACTGAAGCTGAATTTTCTCAGATGATGGAAGCGATCGCGCGGCTAGAGGGATTTGTGAATGTACCCCGATGGTGGGGGCGAGGCATGAGCAATTATTTTTCAGTCAGTGAGTGCTTTCTTCCCGATGCTTTGAGGCTGTCTGGATTTTATCCAATTTTAAGCAAAATAGTTCAGTCGGCTGAAGGAACACAAAGCGATCCTGGGGAAGCTGAACTGAGAAACTGCCGACAGATGAATGCCTTTCCACAGGAATGTAACATTACCCAAGTGGCTTTTTGGCTAGATTTTAGCGAACCAGAAGAATTTGTGAAAAAACTGCAAACCCGCCTGTAA
- a CDS encoding cupin domain-containing protein: MKDLDSLIRFTGIRYSDFKVSKLGEDLSNQADKSGGKGSIDPNASPSIYQFYDAYNQGNTLCLFHLQQHWEAIATLCRNLEQYLNHPANVNLYLTPKTAQGFPPHFDTHDVFVLQLSGTKLWRTYNSYWDLPMPEDARRLPQEVLREQLNAPTHEVELKPGDLLYIPRGFVHEAKTLDTSSLHLTVGIPVYRWVDLIQEALTSIVQQNVEFRKAVPVSFLREDDARMKTKNQLTDLLKTFASTADIDDAVERLTIKFIGSLSPLADSHFSKLDELQQIDLDTLVVKRQGMICTTVTKGDAVMIQFPQNRVEAPAYVEPAFRFIAESKAAFPIKSLPDFASDNSKIVLVRRLLKEGLLTIV; encoded by the coding sequence ATGAAGGATCTTGACTCACTGATTCGCTTTACTGGCATTCGCTATTCTGACTTTAAGGTATCGAAATTGGGAGAGGATTTGTCCAATCAAGCGGATAAATCAGGGGGGAAAGGCTCTATCGATCCCAATGCATCTCCTAGTATTTATCAATTTTATGATGCCTATAATCAAGGCAATACTTTGTGTCTTTTTCATCTGCAACAGCACTGGGAAGCGATCGCCACACTTTGCAGAAATCTGGAACAATATCTTAATCATCCCGCGAATGTCAATCTTTACCTAACCCCTAAAACTGCTCAAGGATTTCCTCCCCACTTTGATACACACGATGTTTTTGTTCTCCAGCTTTCTGGAACTAAACTCTGGCGCACATATAATTCTTACTGGGATTTGCCAATGCCAGAAGATGCTCGGCGATTACCACAAGAAGTACTGCGGGAACAACTGAACGCACCCACTCATGAAGTTGAACTCAAGCCAGGTGACTTGTTATATATCCCGCGTGGTTTTGTGCATGAAGCTAAGACTTTGGATACTTCCTCACTTCATCTTACCGTAGGTATTCCTGTTTATCGCTGGGTCGATCTGATTCAGGAAGCTCTCACATCGATTGTGCAGCAAAATGTCGAATTTCGCAAAGCAGTTCCCGTTAGCTTTTTGCGTGAGGATGATGCCAGAATGAAGACCAAAAATCAATTGACAGATTTACTCAAAACCTTTGCTAGTACGGCCGACATTGACGATGCGGTTGAACGGCTGACGATTAAGTTTATTGGCTCACTGTCTCCACTAGCAGATAGCCATTTCAGTAAATTGGACGAATTGCAACAGATTGACTTGGATACCCTCGTTGTTAAACGCCAAGGAATGATTTGTACAACTGTCACCAAAGGGGATGCAGTGATGATTCAATTTCCCCAAAATAGAGTTGAAGCGCCAGCCTATGTAGAGCCAGCTTTCCGCTTCATTGCTGAGTCAAAAGCTGCATTTCCCATTAAATCCCTGCCCGATTTTGCCAGCGACAATAGTAAAATCGTCTTGGTACGCCGTTTGCTCAAAGAAGGATTGTTAACGATTGTTTGA
- a CDS encoding Uma2 family endonuclease, giving the protein MVISQSEYYISPEEYLEGEKFSEIKHEYIDGQVYAMAGASDAHVTVVGNLFVLLRNHLRGSGCRVYIADMKAQIDVINRYFYPDMMVTCDTRDKEFEYFKCYPSLIIEVLSESTEGYDRGKKFASYRHIESLQEYVLISPDRISVECFRRNEQGQWVLYPYEKEQEVHLASVDFRCAIAEIYEDVTLAENSNKN; this is encoded by the coding sequence ATGGTCATTAGCCAAAGTGAGTACTATATCTCCCCAGAAGAATACTTAGAAGGCGAGAAATTTAGTGAAATCAAACACGAGTATATTGATGGACAAGTTTACGCAATGGCAGGGGCAAGTGATGCTCATGTTACTGTAGTAGGAAACTTGTTTGTACTGCTGCGAAACCATCTCCGTGGTAGTGGTTGCCGTGTTTATATAGCAGACATGAAAGCACAAATTGATGTCATAAATCGCTATTTTTATCCTGATATGATGGTTACTTGCGATACACGAGATAAAGAATTTGAATATTTTAAGTGCTATCCTTCCTTAATTATTGAAGTGCTTTCTGAGTCAACAGAAGGTTATGACAGAGGGAAGAAATTTGCTAGTTACCGACACATAGAATCGCTACAAGAATATGTGCTAATTTCACCAGATCGAATTAGTGTAGAATGCTTCCGTCGCAATGAACAAGGACAGTGGGTACTTTACCCTTATGAAAAAGAACAAGAAGTGCATTTAGCTAGCGTTGATTTTCGTTGTGCGATCGCAGAAATATATGAAGATGTGACACTTGCAGAAAATAGCAATAAGAATTGA
- a CDS encoding DHA2 family efflux MFS transporter permease subunit: MANTGVIRQQAPPELVPLRTWIGVLASMLGAFMAVLDIQITNASLQQIQASLGATLEEGSWISTAYLVAEIVVIPLTGWLSRVFSLRRYLLVNTALFIFFSICCAWAWDLNSMILFRALQGFSGGVLIPTAMTVVLTTLPQSKQSVGLAAFGFSAVFAPSIGPTIGGWLTENFGWEYNFYINVIPGVLMLAGVWYGIKQELPQINLLKQGDWWGIMAMAIGLGSLQVVLEEGSRKDWFSSALIVRLSIVAAIFIALFFFIELTRKQPFINLRLVLRRNFGLASIVNVSLGVGLYGSIYILPLYLAQIQKYSALQIGEVLIWAGIPQLFIIPLIPRLMQRIDVRLMVAVGVTLFSISAFMNSGMTNETGLEQLRWSQFVRAMGQPLIMVPLSSIATAGLSPKEAGSASGLFNMMRNMGGSIGIASLATLLTNREQFHSNRLGDGVSLYNPETQQRIEQLTQYFVSKGEDLSTAQNQAIASISNIVRREAFVMAFNDCFYFIGIALLLSGLAVLFLKKVKPSGGAVAH; this comes from the coding sequence ATGGCTAATACAGGTGTAATTCGTCAGCAAGCACCACCAGAACTTGTCCCGCTAAGAACCTGGATTGGTGTATTAGCTAGTATGCTTGGTGCATTTATGGCGGTATTAGATATTCAAATAACTAATGCTTCGCTGCAACAGATTCAAGCAAGTTTAGGAGCAACTCTAGAAGAAGGTTCTTGGATTTCTACCGCCTATCTCGTAGCAGAAATTGTAGTTATTCCTCTAACAGGATGGTTATCAAGAGTTTTTTCTTTACGACGTTATCTGTTAGTGAATACTGCGCTATTTATTTTCTTTTCTATATGCTGCGCTTGGGCGTGGGATTTAAATTCCATGATTTTATTTCGCGCTTTACAAGGTTTTAGTGGAGGAGTATTAATTCCCACCGCTATGACAGTTGTATTAACGACTTTACCCCAATCTAAGCAATCAGTGGGACTGGCTGCATTTGGTTTTAGTGCAGTTTTTGCCCCTTCAATTGGCCCGACAATAGGAGGTTGGTTAACAGAAAATTTTGGTTGGGAATACAACTTTTATATAAATGTAATTCCAGGGGTATTAATGCTAGCTGGCGTTTGGTACGGAATTAAGCAAGAACTACCCCAAATTAATTTACTGAAGCAAGGTGATTGGTGGGGAATTATGGCGATGGCGATTGGGTTAGGTTCCCTGCAAGTTGTTTTAGAAGAAGGTAGCCGCAAAGATTGGTTTAGTTCAGCGTTGATTGTGCGTTTAAGTATAGTAGCAGCAATTTTTATAGCGCTATTTTTTTTCATAGAATTAACTCGTAAACAACCATTTATAAATTTGCGACTTGTACTTCGGCGTAACTTTGGTTTAGCCAGTATTGTTAATGTGTCGCTAGGGGTAGGATTGTATGGTTCAATTTATATTTTACCATTGTATCTTGCTCAAATTCAAAAATATAGTGCGCTGCAAATTGGTGAAGTCTTAATTTGGGCTGGAATTCCCCAACTATTTATTATTCCTTTAATACCCAGATTGATGCAACGTATTGATGTGCGTTTAATGGTGGCTGTTGGTGTGACTTTGTTTTCCATCAGTGCATTTATGAACTCTGGAATGACCAATGAAACTGGATTAGAGCAATTACGATGGTCGCAATTTGTCCGTGCAATGGGACAACCCCTAATTATGGTACCACTTAGTTCTATTGCCACTGCTGGGTTGAGTCCAAAAGAAGCCGGTTCAGCGAGTGGTTTATTTAATATGATGCGGAATATGGGCGGTTCTATAGGAATTGCATCTTTAGCAACTTTATTAACTAATAGAGAGCAATTTCACTCGAATAGATTGGGTGATGGAGTATCTTTATATAATCCAGAAACTCAACAACGAATTGAGCAATTGACACAGTATTTTGTTAGCAAAGGAGAAGATTTGAGTACTGCTCAAAATCAGGCGATCGCATCCATATCTAACATTGTCCGCCGGGAAGCATTTGTGATGGCTTTTAACGATTGTTTCTATTTTATTGGCATTGCATTGTTACTCAGTGGACTTGCCGTTTTATTCTTGAAAAAGGTGAAACCATCTGGTGGTGCTGTTGCTCATTAG
- a CDS encoding MFS transporter — protein sequence MKKPLLPALRSKNYQLFFAGQGISLIGTWMTQLATIWLVYDLTNSPLMLGVVGFSSQIPSFFLAPFGGVFVDRFSRYHTLIGTQVLAMIQSLTLAVLALTGVIQVWHIIALSLCQGFINALDAPARQAFVPELVERREDLANAIAINSTTINGARLIGPAIGGLLIASVGTGYCFLIDGLSYIAVIAALLAMKVKPWKYVVSDGNPLQKVKEGFVYAFSFPPIRSILLLSTLVSLMGLQNTILVPVIAEQVLKGGAETLGFLMAASGVGALTGGIYLATRQTILGIGNLIALAPAILGTGLIAFSFSRFLPLSLFTMLFVGLGTILQIAASNTFLQTIVEDDKRGRLMSLYTMSFLGMIPIGNLLGGILASHIGATNTLIIDGIACILGSIVFSRQLPALRQIMRPIYEQKGIVISHKA from the coding sequence ATGAAAAAACCGCTATTACCTGCGTTGAGGTCAAAAAACTACCAGTTGTTTTTTGCCGGACAAGGTATTTCCCTAATTGGGACATGGATGACGCAACTTGCGACGATTTGGCTAGTTTATGACTTGACAAATTCCCCATTAATGCTAGGAGTTGTAGGATTTTCGAGTCAAATTCCTAGCTTTTTTTTAGCTCCCTTTGGTGGAGTATTTGTAGATCGATTTTCTCGGTATCATACCTTAATTGGTACACAAGTCTTGGCAATGATTCAATCGTTAACATTAGCAGTGCTGGCGCTGACTGGTGTGATTCAGGTATGGCACATTATCGCCTTGAGCTTGTGTCAAGGATTTATTAACGCCTTAGATGCGCCAGCCCGCCAAGCATTTGTGCCAGAACTGGTTGAACGCAGAGAAGATTTAGCCAATGCGATCGCCATTAACTCTACCACGATCAACGGTGCGCGATTGATTGGCCCTGCGATCGGAGGTTTATTAATTGCCAGCGTTGGAACTGGCTATTGTTTTTTAATAGATGGTTTGAGTTATATTGCTGTCATCGCCGCTTTATTGGCAATGAAAGTTAAACCTTGGAAATATGTGGTATCTGACGGGAATCCCTTGCAAAAAGTCAAAGAGGGATTTGTATATGCCTTTAGCTTTCCACCAATTCGCTCGATTTTGTTGCTATCAACTTTAGTTAGCCTTATGGGGCTACAAAATACTATTTTAGTACCAGTTATTGCAGAACAAGTTCTCAAAGGTGGTGCAGAAACCTTGGGGTTTTTAATGGCGGCATCTGGAGTTGGAGCCTTAACTGGTGGTATTTATCTAGCTACGCGTCAAACAATCTTAGGAATTGGTAATTTGATTGCCTTAGCTCCAGCAATTTTAGGAACTGGTCTAATTGCCTTTTCTTTCTCCCGATTTTTACCACTCTCTTTATTTACAATGTTATTTGTTGGCTTAGGTACTATTCTGCAAATTGCTGCTAGCAACACATTTTTACAAACAATTGTTGAGGATGACAAACGTGGGCGATTGATGAGCTTATACACAATGTCATTTTTGGGGATGATTCCCATAGGTAATTTATTAGGTGGTATATTAGCAAGTCATATTGGTGCTACTAACACTTTAATTATTGATGGCATAGCTTGTATTTTAGGCTCTATAGTTTTTAGCAGACAGTTGCCTGCTTTAAGGCAAATAATGCGTCCAATTTATGAGCAAAAAGGTATTGTAATAAGTCATAAAGCTTAG
- a CDS encoding HlyD family secretion protein produces MGANTFNGRNGHKTPVLEKEVIPDSETLEILTTETSATAEAPVVTPEIEKEVPAKPKRKKPTGLILAGLGVGAIAAGTFGYHYWQYASTHQETDNATVAGNIHQVSTRIPGTVSEVLVNDNQLVQPGQLLVKLDPRDYESKVQQAAAALENARGQAQAAQANIALTSQTTTGKTTQAQGDVSGAVAAISTARAAVQEAQAGIPAAQAEVRLAQAGIPAAQAQVAQTNANLKNAQADYNRYNQLYQSGAIARQQLDTAKAAYDVATAQKNAAIQGVEQAQAKLASAKVGVAKAQSQLAQAQENVTNAQAKLAASKGGLQQATAGGQDTTVKRSQYEAAKAAIAQSEASLKDAQLQLSYVNVTAPSAGRVGRKNVEVGNRVASGTPLMAIVDNNYWVIANFKETQLEKMRPGEPVEIKLDSFPHHTFIGRVDSLSPASGAQFALLPPDNATGNFTKVVQRIPVKVVFDQKSIQGYESRITPGMSAEVAVEVK; encoded by the coding sequence ATGGGTGCTAATACTTTTAACGGACGCAACGGACACAAAACCCCAGTTTTAGAAAAAGAAGTGATTCCTGATTCAGAGACTTTAGAAATTCTAACCACAGAGACATCCGCAACAGCAGAAGCACCTGTTGTGACTCCTGAGATCGAGAAAGAAGTTCCAGCGAAACCAAAACGGAAAAAACCGACTGGTTTGATTTTGGCAGGATTAGGCGTGGGTGCGATCGCCGCAGGTACTTTTGGTTATCACTATTGGCAATACGCCTCCACCCACCAGGAAACAGACAACGCCACTGTTGCAGGAAACATTCACCAAGTTAGTACCCGCATTCCCGGAACAGTGAGTGAGGTACTTGTAAATGACAACCAACTGGTGCAGCCTGGACAATTATTAGTCAAATTAGATCCACGAGACTATGAAAGTAAGGTACAACAAGCAGCAGCAGCTTTAGAAAATGCGCGGGGACAGGCCCAAGCTGCCCAAGCAAATATTGCCTTAACTTCACAAACTACCACTGGTAAGACAACTCAAGCGCAAGGAGATGTTAGTGGTGCGGTAGCAGCAATTTCCACAGCCCGAGCAGCAGTACAAGAAGCCCAAGCGGGGATACCAGCTGCCCAAGCTGAAGTCAGACTAGCCCAAGCAGGGATTCCCGCCGCCCAAGCACAGGTAGCACAAACAAATGCGAATTTGAAAAATGCCCAAGCAGATTACAATCGCTACAACCAATTGTATCAATCAGGGGCGATCGCTCGTCAGCAATTAGACACAGCTAAAGCAGCTTATGATGTGGCTACAGCCCAGAAAAACGCCGCTATTCAGGGAGTAGAACAAGCCCAAGCTAAATTAGCCTCTGCCAAAGTTGGTGTCGCCAAAGCCCAGTCTCAATTAGCGCAGGCGCAAGAAAATGTCACCAACGCCCAAGCTAAATTGGCAGCATCCAAGGGAGGATTGCAACAAGCTACCGCAGGCGGACAAGATACAACAGTAAAACGCAGTCAATACGAAGCAGCAAAAGCGGCGATCGCGCAATCAGAAGCATCGCTTAAAGATGCACAATTGCAACTATCCTACGTCAACGTTACCGCCCCCAGTGCCGGACGAGTTGGTAGAAAAAACGTAGAAGTTGGCAACCGAGTAGCATCGGGAACACCATTAATGGCGATCGTCGATAACAACTACTGGGTAATTGCGAACTTTAAAGAAACCCAATTAGAAAAAATGCGCCCAGGAGAACCAGTAGAAATCAAGCTGGATTCTTTCCCTCATCACACCTTTATTGGTCGTGTTGATAGTCTTTCGCCAGCTTCCGGCGCTCAATTTGCCCTATTGCCACCGGATAATGCTACAGGTAACTTTACCAAAGTTGTCCAACGCATCCCAGTAAAAGTAGTTTTTGACCAAAAGAGCATTCAAGGGTACGAATCGCGGATTACTCCGGGGATGTCTGCGGAAGTTGCTGTGGAAGTCAAGTAA
- a CDS encoding MarR family winged helix-turn-helix transcriptional regulator: MVSTSNHSPALESWQQNLAPYNLGYRIKLVSQLLGRKFTERLEPFGLTPFHWLVLCCLWQEDGLPTSSIGDKLKQVGGTLTGVLDRMEERGLVRRERDTNDRRIWRIWLTDAGKELEAILPPIAAAIRDEAMDGVSFADREIFSQILNRAIANLS; the protein is encoded by the coding sequence ATGGTTTCTACATCAAATCATTCCCCAGCTTTAGAGTCGTGGCAGCAAAATCTGGCACCATACAATTTGGGCTATAGAATCAAATTAGTCTCACAACTGCTCGGACGCAAGTTTACTGAGAGGCTAGAACCCTTTGGACTTACACCATTTCACTGGCTAGTATTGTGCTGTTTGTGGCAAGAAGACGGTTTACCTACTTCTAGTATTGGAGACAAACTAAAACAAGTGGGAGGGACTTTAACCGGTGTGCTAGATCGGATGGAGGAACGCGGCTTGGTGCGTCGAGAACGCGACACCAACGATCGCCGCATCTGGCGAATCTGGCTAACGGATGCAGGTAAGGAACTAGAAGCTATCTTACCGCCAATCGCCGCAGCAATTCGTGATGAAGCGATGGATGGTGTTTCCTTTGCAGATCGGGAAATATTTTCCCAAATCTTGAACCGGGCGATCGCTAATCTTTCCTAA